In Streptomyces sp. P3, one DNA window encodes the following:
- the purU gene encoding formyltetrahydrofolate deformylase, whose product MSPRPQPGREYVLTLSCPDRAGLVHAVSGFLVRNSGNILESQQFDDRLQDRFFMRVHFDVSDPNVDLEGLRHRFGPVAEAYGISWTLRDASTPTRTLIMVSRFGHCLNDLLFRRRTGALNIEIPAIVSNHRDFEGLANTYGIPFHHLPVTRDTKAEAEARLLELVHELDVDLVVLARYMQILSDDLCKQLEGRAINIHHSFLPSFKGARPYEQAYDRGVKLVGATAHYVTSDLDEGQIIEQDVVRVNHSLDPGELVTVGRDVEAQVLAHAVKWHSESRVMVAGNRTVVFR is encoded by the coding sequence ATGTCCCCTCGACCGCAACCTGGCCGTGAGTACGTCCTGACGCTCTCGTGTCCCGACAGAGCGGGCCTCGTCCACGCCGTGAGCGGGTTCCTCGTCAGGAACTCCGGCAACATCCTGGAAAGCCAGCAGTTCGACGACCGGCTCCAGGACCGCTTCTTCATGCGGGTCCACTTCGACGTGTCCGACCCGAACGTCGATCTGGAGGGCCTGCGCCACCGTTTCGGCCCGGTCGCCGAGGCCTACGGGATCTCCTGGACGCTGCGTGACGCCTCCACACCCACCCGGACGCTCATCATGGTGTCCAGGTTCGGGCACTGCCTGAACGACCTGCTGTTCCGCCGGCGCACCGGCGCGCTCAACATCGAGATCCCGGCGATCGTGTCCAACCACCGGGACTTCGAGGGCCTCGCGAACACCTACGGCATCCCCTTCCACCACCTGCCGGTGACCCGGGACACCAAGGCCGAGGCCGAGGCGCGGCTGCTGGAACTGGTGCACGAGCTGGACGTCGACCTCGTCGTGCTGGCTCGCTACATGCAGATCCTCTCCGACGACCTGTGCAAGCAGCTCGAGGGTCGCGCCATCAACATCCACCACTCCTTCCTGCCCAGCTTCAAGGGCGCACGCCCCTACGAGCAGGCCTACGACCGCGGGGTGAAGCTCGTCGGCGCGACCGCCCACTACGTGACGTCCGACCTGGACGAGGGCCAGATCATCGAGCAGGACGTGGTCCGGGTGAACCACTCGCTGGACCCCGGCGAGCTGGTCACGGTCGGACGGGACGTGGAGGCGCAGGTGCTCGCGCACGCCGTGAAGTGGCACAGCGAGAGCCGCGTGATGGTCGCGGGCAACCGCACGGTCGTCTTCCGCTGA
- a CDS encoding aldehyde dehydrogenase family protein, whose translation MADLYVDGEWRDALAGGRRDIRCPADGTLAVTVSEGTRADAEAAIAAARRAFDEGPWRHTSERERGALLLRIADLIERDAKVFARAESLDTGKRVVESEYDIADVVSCFRYYGGIAGTDAGRVIDTGRDDAVSRVVYEPVGVCALITPWNYPLLQAGWKVAPALAAGNTIVLKPSELTPSTSILLMKALEEAGLPAGTANLVLGAGPEAGAPLCEDPAVDMVSFTGGLDTGRRIMATAAATVKKVALELGGKNPNVVFADADFDTAVDFALTAVFLHSGQVCSAGARLIVEDRLHDRLVDEIVRRARLIRLGGPFDPQAETGALISARHLEKVEAYVAAGVAEGAVLRCGGERPGDPALAGGHYYPPTVLDECRQDMRVVHEESFGPVLTVERFTDEDDAVRIANDTEYGLAGAVWTQDAGRAQRVARRLRHGTVWINDYHPYVPQAEWGGFGHSGVGRELGPAGLNEYREPKHIWQNIQPRPQRWFSG comes from the coding sequence GTGGCAGACCTGTATGTGGATGGAGAGTGGCGGGACGCGCTGGCCGGCGGGCGCCGGGACATCCGTTGCCCTGCTGACGGCACGCTTGCCGTGACGGTTTCGGAGGGTACGCGCGCCGATGCCGAGGCGGCGATCGCCGCCGCCCGTCGCGCCTTCGACGAGGGGCCCTGGCGGCACACCTCGGAGCGGGAGCGCGGCGCGCTGCTGCTGCGCATCGCCGATCTGATCGAGCGGGACGCCAAGGTCTTCGCCCGGGCGGAGTCGCTGGACACCGGCAAGCGGGTGGTGGAGAGCGAGTACGACATCGCCGACGTCGTCTCCTGCTTCCGTTACTACGGCGGGATCGCCGGGACGGACGCCGGCCGGGTGATCGACACCGGCCGCGACGACGCCGTCAGTCGCGTCGTCTACGAGCCGGTCGGGGTGTGCGCGCTGATCACCCCGTGGAACTATCCGCTGCTGCAGGCCGGTTGGAAGGTCGCTCCGGCTCTCGCCGCGGGCAACACGATCGTCCTGAAGCCCAGCGAGCTCACCCCTTCGACCTCGATTCTGCTGATGAAGGCGCTGGAGGAGGCCGGGCTGCCGGCCGGCACCGCCAACCTCGTGCTGGGCGCGGGCCCCGAGGCCGGCGCACCGCTGTGCGAGGACCCCGCCGTCGACATGGTCTCCTTCACCGGCGGCCTGGACACCGGCCGGCGCATCATGGCCACCGCCGCCGCGACCGTGAAGAAGGTCGCGCTCGAACTCGGTGGGAAGAACCCCAACGTCGTCTTCGCCGACGCCGACTTCGACACGGCCGTGGACTTCGCGCTCACCGCGGTCTTCCTGCATTCGGGCCAGGTGTGCTCGGCCGGGGCCCGGCTGATCGTCGAGGACCGCCTGCACGACCGTCTCGTCGACGAGATCGTCCGCCGGGCCCGGCTGATCCGCCTCGGCGGGCCCTTCGACCCGCAGGCCGAGACCGGGGCGCTGATCTCCGCGCGGCACCTGGAGAAGGTCGAGGCGTACGTCGCGGCGGGTGTCGCCGAGGGCGCCGTGCTGCGCTGCGGCGGGGAGCGTCCCGGCGACCCTGCGCTGGCGGGCGGTCACTACTACCCGCCGACCGTGCTGGACGAGTGCCGCCAGGACATGCGTGTGGTGCACGAGGAGTCCTTCGGTCCGGTGCTCACCGTCGAACGCTTCACCGACGAGGACGATGCCGTGCGCATCGCCAACGACACCGAGTACGGGCTCGCCGGCGCCGTCTGGACGCAGGACGCCGGCAGGGCCCAGCGGGTCGCCCGGCGGCTGCGGCACGGCACGGTGTGGATCAACGACTACCACCCCTACGTGCCGCAGGCGGAATGGGGCGGTTTCGGGCATTCGGGCGTGGGTCGGGAACTGGGACCGGCCGGCCTGAACGAATACCGAGAGCCCAAGCACATCTGGCAGAACATCCAACCCCGGCCGCAGCGCTGGTTCAGCGGCTGA
- a CDS encoding glycine betaine/L-proline ABC transporter ATP-binding protein yields MTPTQTATSHRRGPLPDPDGTPVISVRNLWKVFGPKAESVPGSAELCGLTRRELMDRTGCTAAVRDVHFDVSPGEVFVVMGLSGSGKSTLVRCLTRLIEPTAGEIVFEGEDIREADDGRLRDLRRRKFSMVFQHFGLLPHRRVVDNVSFGLEIRGMGRAERTRRAQEVVELVGLAGYENSYPDQLSGGMQQRVGLARALAGDPDVLFFDEPFSALDPLIRRDMQNEVIRLHHEVGKTMVFITHDLSEALKLGDRILIMRDGRTVQCGTGDELVGAPADDYVREFVKDVPRGDVLTLRWIMRPPADGDPLDGPELGPDVVVREATRAVLAADRPVKVVDNGKLLGIVGDEEILAVVAGQEGGAR; encoded by the coding sequence GTGACCCCCACACAGACCGCGACGTCACACCGACGTGGCCCGCTCCCGGACCCGGACGGCACCCCGGTCATCTCCGTGCGCAATCTGTGGAAGGTGTTCGGGCCGAAGGCCGAGTCGGTTCCGGGCTCGGCGGAGTTGTGCGGTCTCACCCGTCGTGAGCTGATGGACCGGACCGGCTGCACCGCGGCCGTACGCGATGTGCACTTCGATGTCTCGCCCGGCGAGGTGTTCGTCGTCATGGGGCTGTCCGGTTCCGGCAAGTCGACGCTGGTGCGGTGTCTGACCCGGCTGATCGAGCCGACCGCGGGTGAGATCGTCTTCGAGGGCGAGGACATCCGCGAGGCGGACGACGGGCGTCTGCGTGACCTGCGTCGACGTAAGTTCTCCATGGTTTTCCAGCACTTCGGGCTGCTGCCGCACCGTCGGGTGGTCGACAACGTGTCCTTCGGTCTGGAGATCCGTGGCATGGGCCGGGCCGAGCGGACCAGGCGGGCCCAGGAGGTGGTGGAGCTGGTCGGTCTCGCGGGTTACGAGAACTCCTATCCCGACCAGTTGTCCGGCGGTATGCAGCAGCGTGTCGGTCTGGCCCGGGCGCTGGCCGGTGATCCGGACGTGCTCTTCTTCGACGAGCCGTTCTCGGCGCTCGATCCGCTGATCCGCCGTGACATGCAGAACGAGGTCATCCGGCTGCATCACGAGGTCGGCAAGACCATGGTGTTCATCACCCATGACCTGTCCGAGGCGTTGAAGCTGGGTGACCGCATCCTCATCATGCGTGACGGGCGAACGGTCCAGTGCGGTACCGGTGATGAGCTGGTGGGTGCTCCGGCGGACGACTATGTGCGCGAGTTCGTCAAGGACGTGCCCCGGGGTGATGTGCTGACCCTGCGCTGGATCATGCGGCCGCCGGCCGACGGTGATCCTCTGGACGGTCCCGAGCTGGGTCCCGACGTCGTGGTGCGGGAGGCGACCCGGGCGGTGCTCGCGGCCGATCGGCCGGTGAAGGTCGTCGACAACGGCAAACTCCTCGGCATCGTCGGCGACGAGGAGATCCTCGCCGTGGTCGCCGGGC